The Victivallis sp. Marseille-Q1083 DNA window GCGCCGAACACGCCCCAGCGCCACCGCAGCACCCACTTCAAGCCGGGCGTATAAATCCGCCGGACCACCGCTTCCAGCCTCCGCAACCGCGCTCCGGCTCTCCCGGCGCTGCCGGTCGAACCGAGCAACACACTGGCCAGGGCCGGCGCGTTGACCACCGCGGCGATGATCGAGCCGGCCAGCGCGACAACAATCGAGCCGGCCAGCGGCCTGAACATCTTGCCTTCGACGCCGCCGAACAGGAAAATCGGGATGAAAACCGCGATGATGATCAGCAGCGCAAACGCAATCGGCCGCGCCACCTCATTGACCGCCTTCAGCAGTATCTGCCGCCGGTCCAGGCCGTGATTTTCCGGCCGTCCCAACTGGCGGATGACATTTTCGACGACGACGATCGAACCGTCCACCAACATGCCGAGCGCAATCGCAATGCCGCCCAGGCTCATCAGATTGGCCGAAAGTCCGGCCCAATTCAAACCGATCATCGCCAACGAAGCGCAGAACGGCATCGCCAGCGCGACGATCAGTGCGGCGCGAAAGTTCCACAATGCGACGGCCAGAACCAGAATCACCAGCACCATCCCCTGCAGCAGCGCATTTTCGACGGTTCGGCCGGCGTTATCGACCAGTTCCGCCTGGTCGTAATAAGGAACGATGGTGACGCCGGGCGGCAGATTCCGGCTGATCTCGGCAATTTTCCCGTGCAGCGCCTCAATCACCCGGGAGGTGTTTTCTCCGTAAAGTTTCAGGACGATGCCGGCCACCACCTCCTCCTCGCCGTTGCGGGTCACCACTCCCCGTCGCTCTTCCGGACCGTAACCGACCGTCGCCACACTGCTCAATTTCAGCGGCACGCCGTCGATTTCCCGAACGGTGATGTTCCGGAGGTCGTCCAGCGATTCCGGCATGCCGATGCCGCGCACCAGATATTCCTCGGCGCCGATTTCGAGGTATTGGCCGCCGACGTTGCGGTTGCCGGCATTGACCGCGTTGACGACATCGTCGAACGAGACGTCGTAACGGCGCATCTCGTCCGGATTGAGCCGGATCTGATACTGCGGCACATGGCCGCCCATCGACAGAATCGCGGTGACGCCCGGCACCGTCTGCAACTGGCGCTTGACGACGAAATCGTTGAGTTCGCGCAAATAAGAATCCAAAGTTTTGCCTTCGGTATCGACCACGCCGGGATCAGCCTGCAAATAATAGATGAACACCTGTCCCAGGCCGCTGGAAATCGGCCCCAGCTCCGGCGGCGGCAGGTTCGGCGGCAGCGCCGCCTCGGCGCTGCGCAGGCGTTCGGCGACCAACTGCCGGGCAAAATAAATATCGACGCTGTCCTTGAAATAGACGTAGACGACACTCATGCCGAAACCGGACGTCGATTTGACCAGCGTCACATCCGGCAACCCGCTCATCGCGCTCTCGATCGGCTGGGAAATCATCAATTCGACCTCTTCGGCCGCCAGGCCCGGCGCTTCGGCAAAAATCGGCACCATCACCGGCGAAATATCCGGAAAGGCATCCCGCGGCGTCTCGACGTAAAAGTAGACGCCGAAACCGATCACCGTCAGCATCGCCAGAATGACCAAACCGCGCAACCGCAGGCTCAACTGCACAATCTTATCGATCATGATTCACCTCTCCGTCCGCGGCTCAATGGCCGTGTCCGGCATGGGCGTCCATGCCGCGGGTCAACAGAATCGCCTTCAACTCGAACGCCCCGGCGGCAACGAACTCCTCCCCGGCGGACAGCCCGGCCAGCAATTGCGTAAAACCGCCGGCACTGCGCCCGGTCACCACCGCTCTCGGCACGAAACCGTCGCCGTCCGGGACGAACACCGCCGTCTCGCCGCCGATCAATTGAACCGCTTCGCGCGGCACCAGAACCGCCGGGGTCTCCCGGCCGGTCCGGACCGTTCCGGTGACGAATTGTCCCGGCCGCAGCGCGCCGGCCGAATTGTCGACCCGGACGCGGACCAGCCCGGTACGGGTCGATTCGTCGATCACCGGAGCGATGTAGACGATGCGGCCCGGATACGGCGTTCCGGAAGCGACGCTGCGTACCTGCACCGCGTCGCCATCCTTCAACAGACCCAGTTCGGCGGAATTCGCCCGCAGCTCCACCCACGGCTCCGCCAAGTCGCTGACCGTGAAAATAACGCCGGCGTTGTCCTCCGGAAAATTTTCGCCCAGCGTAATATTCTTCTGGATGATCGAACCGGCCAGCGGCGAACGCACCTCGTAATTGGTGCAGATCGGCGAACGCTCCACTTCCAGCGGCTCATGGGCATGGTCGCCATGGGCCGGATCGAGCAGCAGAGAGCGCAGCAACTGCTCCGCCTGCTGCCGGGCGATCACCGCGTCGGCGTATTCCCGTTTGTAACGCAAATACTCCTTTTCCGACGTGGCTCTGCCGTCTTTGAGTTTTTCGGCCATCTGGAATTCGGAAAGCGCCAGCTTTTCCAATTCCAGCGCCGAATTGTAATTGGAATAATATTCGCCCAGCTTATGGCTGGTCAGCACCGCCAGCAGTTGGCCTTTGGCCACCGTTTCCCCTTCCCGCACCAGAATCCGGCTGACGAAACCGGGCATATGCGGCATAATCCGGGCAGTCCGGTCGAGATTCAACCGCACCTCGCCGTTCAACTGCAGCATATCGTCCACTTCACCGGCCACGGCATGCTCCAAACGGATATCGATCAATTTGCGCTGCGCTTCGGTCAGATGAATAATTTCCACCTCATCATCGTGGGAATCTTCCGGGAGGCCGTCACGACTTTCCGCTCCGACCGATTCCGCCGGGCGGGCATGGCCGTCATTCGACGCGGCGTAACCGGCAAACCACAGCACGCCCGACAACAGGCCGACACCTCCGGCCAAAATAATTCTTTTTTTCATTTTTCTCTCCTCAAAAAACAATTCCTGTACAATATAAACCGGCAAATCCCGCCCGGCAAAGGCTCAACAGCGAATTGTTCGATTTTGAAGAAAGAGGCCAGACCGGTCCGGCTGAAAAATCGCCGCCGGC harbors:
- a CDS encoding efflux RND transporter permease subunit, with amino-acid sequence MIDKIVQLSLRLRGLVILAMLTVIGFGVYFYVETPRDAFPDISPVMVPIFAEAPGLAAEEVELMISQPIESAMSGLPDVTLVKSTSGFGMSVVYVYFKDSVDIYFARQLVAERLRSAEAALPPNLPPPELGPISSGLGQVFIYYLQADPGVVDTEGKTLDSYLRELNDFVVKRQLQTVPGVTAILSMGGHVPQYQIRLNPDEMRRYDVSFDDVVNAVNAGNRNVGGQYLEIGAEEYLVRGIGMPESLDDLRNITVREIDGVPLKLSSVATVGYGPEERRGVVTRNGEEEVVAGIVLKLYGENTSRVIEALHGKIAEISRNLPPGVTIVPYYDQAELVDNAGRTVENALLQGMVLVILVLAVALWNFRAALIVALAMPFCASLAMIGLNWAGLSANLMSLGGIAIALGMLVDGSIVVVENVIRQLGRPENHGLDRRQILLKAVNEVARPIAFALLIIIAVFIPIFLFGGVEGKMFRPLAGSIVVALAGSIIAAVVNAPALASVLLGSTGSAGRAGARLRRLEAVVRRIYTPGLKWVLRWRWGVFGAVLLALLASLWTLRAVGREFMPTLEEGSILVTVNMAPSIGLKQADRVVRNLERMIRRHPEVTGTISRIGRPEAGSHPHPVNFAEIQVELARPAGRMIGAAERQRIVGELRHELQDYPGVTVNFSQPIQNSFDELLSGTRAYFALKLYGEDLEVLRTKAEEIRQAIAGIPGVVDLSAEQSYGQPQIRIELNHEAMARFGVTGREVMQLIESAIGGENIAGIYRNTRRYDINVRLAEEYRSSPEQLGRLKIRTAAGRYVDLNQVAAIRITEGPVQINREKIQRRWTIQGNIAGRAPSDIVRDMRRVIAEKVELPAGYFLEFGGQFENQERAMRTLLIVVPLVIGLIFVLLWMSFGSLRSSLIVMINVPLALIGGVIGLAATGQFLSVPAAVGFIALLGIAMQDAVVMVSDFKELRREGKSLYDAILLGSEVRFRSVILTTLTTLLGLLPLLLTTGVGAEVQRPLAAIVVFGLASSTLLTLFFLPALYYEIEKWFSRKQ
- a CDS encoding efflux RND transporter periplasmic adaptor subunit, which codes for MKKRIILAGGVGLLSGVLWFAGYAASNDGHARPAESVGAESRDGLPEDSHDDEVEIIHLTEAQRKLIDIRLEHAVAGEVDDMLQLNGEVRLNLDRTARIMPHMPGFVSRILVREGETVAKGQLLAVLTSHKLGEYYSNYNSALELEKLALSEFQMAEKLKDGRATSEKEYLRYKREYADAVIARQQAEQLLRSLLLDPAHGDHAHEPLEVERSPICTNYEVRSPLAGSIIQKNITLGENFPEDNAGVIFTVSDLAEPWVELRANSAELGLLKDGDAVQVRSVASGTPYPGRIVYIAPVIDESTRTGLVRVRVDNSAGALRPGQFVTGTVRTGRETPAVLVPREAVQLIGGETAVFVPDGDGFVPRAVVTGRSAGGFTQLLAGLSAGEEFVAAGAFELKAILLTRGMDAHAGHGH